The Candidatus Kryptonium sp. genome contains a region encoding:
- a CDS encoding HAMP domain-containing histidine kinase, producing MLSVIIQSLAFVIFIGVFLLTIKILNDGVSRLKWIFVSVLLSWLTVVVHTDLSFVPLLFLFSGVVSGIYGLILLSKEKDKKEKRKITSIKSAINSIIEKTGAKGIIVAWNDLNGNSKTVLKYGEDEECLMIIIPVSLSDGSVSYIALYGDKPFVNFKKDDLEVEISFVKLYIENLRLQEKIKLVKNDSIKVKDSIYNYIHLLSHELKKPLTVVIGFSEILRDEFRNLTEKDVIDFVTNIKRSGEEMLVALSYVGEIAEIETGKVKLNFERFKASEVVNDVLNYFAGEIGKKNLNVILEIDDVLEIEADRRKFREVVYQLVSNAVKFSDKSSSITIALTRRDGEFELKVKDEGIGIRPEDMDKIFKPFPRIKTHLNGTGLGLVLAKYLVELHGGKISFVSEYGKGSEFKVILPLEQNLDQFKKVAENCKTI from the coding sequence ATGCTGTCGGTTATAATTCAAAGCTTGGCTTTTGTGATTTTTATAGGTGTGTTTCTGCTTACAATAAAAATTTTGAATGATGGAGTTTCAAGATTAAAATGGATTTTCGTTAGCGTGTTATTGTCCTGGCTTACAGTGGTTGTGCATACTGATTTAAGTTTTGTTCCTTTGTTATTTCTTTTTTCTGGGGTTGTTTCAGGTATTTACGGATTAATTTTGCTATCAAAAGAAAAAGATAAAAAGGAAAAGCGCAAAATAACATCAATTAAATCTGCGATAAATTCTATAATTGAAAAGACGGGCGCAAAAGGTATAATAGTTGCTTGGAATGATCTTAATGGAAATTCAAAAACTGTCCTTAAATATGGTGAAGATGAAGAATGCTTAATGATAATAATCCCTGTTAGCTTAAGTGATGGTTCTGTTTCTTATATTGCTCTCTACGGAGATAAGCCATTCGTTAATTTTAAAAAGGATGATTTGGAGGTTGAAATCAGCTTTGTAAAACTTTACATTGAAAATTTAAGGTTGCAAGAGAAAATTAAGCTTGTTAAAAATGATAGCATAAAAGTTAAAGATTCAATTTACAACTACATCCACTTGCTTTCTCACGAGCTTAAAAAACCATTAACCGTAGTTATCGGTTTTTCGGAAATTTTAAGAGACGAATTCAGAAATCTGACTGAGAAAGATGTGATTGACTTCGTCACAAATATAAAAAGATCGGGTGAAGAAATGCTTGTAGCGTTAAGCTATGTTGGTGAAATAGCCGAAATTGAGACGGGAAAAGTTAAGTTGAACTTTGAAAGATTTAAAGCATCGGAGGTTGTAAATGATGTGCTCAATTATTTTGCGGGTGAAATAGGTAAAAAGAATTTAAATGTAATTCTTGAAATTGATGATGTTCTTGAAATTGAGGCAGATAGAAGAAAATTTAGAGAAGTTGTCTATCAGCTTGTTTCAAACGCTGTTAAGTTTTCAGATAAGAGTTCTTCTATTACAATAGCTCTGACGAGAAGAGACGGTGAATTTGAACTTAAAGTAAAAGACGAAGGAATTGGTATTCGTCCGGAGGATATGGATAAAATTTTCAAACCTTTTCCAAGGATAAAGACGCATTTAAATGGCACTGGTCTTGGTTTAGTTTTAGCGAAATATCTCGTTGAGCTTCACGGCGGAAAAATAAGTTTTGTAAGTGAATACGGTAAAGGAAGTGAATTTAAAGTGATATTGCCATTGGAACAAAATCTTGATCAGTTTAAGAAGGTTGCTGAAAATTGCAAAACTATATAG
- a CDS encoding DUF6263 family protein, whose amino-acid sequence MLRYQPEKGKKFAYSFSTDGTITQTVMGVEQTINLNTKMTIHYLVQNIASNGNVELIISVDTIETRMKTQVLQMDTTLILPVGFKFRQVIDKFGRGVSFEILEIKQQRLLSGFGENLDKRQYTHAVIFPERKIKPNDSWNFSYADTTISDEGQAIVKTSGKYTFEGIETVNQIRCARLKVDANFAISGQGTIQGMKYGLEGEGKNVGTLWVDLGTGIVVRSDTNAEIETAMGIKGQIEMTLPMSQRMRTVLNLIR is encoded by the coding sequence TTGCTCAGATATCAACCGGAGAAGGGCAAAAAATTTGCCTATTCTTTTTCAACCGATGGGACCATAACGCAAACCGTTATGGGGGTGGAACAGACGATAAATTTAAATACGAAAATGACAATTCACTATTTAGTTCAAAATATAGCATCTAACGGAAATGTTGAACTTATAATTTCAGTTGATACAATTGAGACGAGGATGAAAACGCAAGTGTTACAAATGGATACAACGCTGATTTTGCCCGTCGGATTTAAGTTTAGACAGGTGATTGATAAATTTGGTAGGGGAGTAAGTTTTGAAATTCTTGAGATAAAACAACAAAGATTGCTAAGTGGATTTGGAGAAAACTTGGACAAGCGTCAATATACTCACGCGGTCATCTTCCCTGAAAGAAAAATTAAACCGAATGACAGTTGGAATTTCTCTTATGCCGATACAACTATTTCTGATGAAGGACAAGCAATTGTAAAGACAAGTGGGAAATACACTTTTGAGGGAATTGAAACCGTAAACCAAATAAGATGCGCAAGGTTGAAGGTTGACGCAAATTTTGCAATATCTGGGCAAGGAACTATACAAGGTATGAAATATGGACTTGAAGGTGAAGGTAAAAATGTCGGGACATTGTGGGTAGATCTCGGGACTGGAATTGTAGTTCGTTCGGATACAAACGCAGAAATTGAAACGGCGATGGGAATAAAGGGGCAAATTGAAATGACTTTGCCTATGAGTCAAAGGATGAGAACTGTTTTAAACTTGATAAGGTAA
- a CDS encoding homocysteine S-methyltransferase family protein produces the protein MLKQLINETLVCDGAIGTELLKRSNEKIPEILNLTKPEIVESLHIDYIKAGADIITTNSFVANPVRLKNIPVNIYEINKISAQIANKVKLPNILVFGSVGPTGLKPHEKEFKEIANYFSEQIHGLVDGNVDIILIETMIFTDEMKIAYQVARSETKLPIALSMSFRKTKNGFETYSGIDIKTATKEMLSLGSEIIGANCGNGFAEMVEIARYFKSITKEIPILINPSAGTPHKVDNKLVYPDTPENISESVRKLVELGTNIIGGCCGTTPEHIKVIREIVNDFYTKKRGH, from the coding sequence ATGCTTAAACAATTGATAAACGAAACACTTGTATGCGATGGAGCGATTGGCACTGAACTATTAAAACGCTCAAATGAAAAAATTCCCGAAATTTTAAATTTAACCAAACCAGAAATAGTTGAATCTCTTCATATTGATTACATAAAAGCTGGCGCTGACATCATAACAACAAATTCGTTCGTAGCAAACCCAGTAAGATTAAAAAACATACCCGTTAACATATACGAAATCAACAAAATATCCGCACAAATAGCTAACAAGGTAAAGCTTCCCAACATCCTCGTCTTTGGAAGCGTTGGACCAACTGGTTTAAAACCACATGAAAAGGAATTTAAAGAGATCGCTAATTATTTTTCTGAGCAAATCCATGGTTTAGTTGATGGTAATGTTGATATAATTTTGATTGAAACCATGATCTTTACTGATGAAATGAAAATAGCGTATCAAGTCGCGCGCAGTGAGACAAAATTGCCAATAGCATTATCAATGAGCTTTCGTAAAACAAAGAACGGTTTTGAAACATATTCGGGAATTGATATTAAAACTGCTACCAAAGAGATGTTAAGTCTTGGTTCTGAAATCATCGGCGCAAATTGCGGAAATGGATTTGCAGAAATGGTTGAGATCGCAAGATATTTTAAATCAATTACGAAAGAAATTCCAATACTTATAAACCCATCAGCTGGCACTCCTCACAAAGTTGATAACAAGTTGGTTTATCCAGATACACCAGAAAATATATCTGAATCTGTTAGGAAACTTGTTGAGCTTGGGACGAATATAATTGGGGGATGTTGTGGAACAACCCCAGAGCACATCAAGGTAATAAGAGAAATAGTAAACGATTTTTATACAAAAAAGCGTGGACATTAA
- a CDS encoding class I SAM-dependent rRNA methyltransferase → MEITLKKGKEKKIKNFYLWIFRDEIENFEKLKNEPVQIVDVKSSTGEFLGKAFFNPKSHIIARILTQNNEKINANFFRSKIKEALDRRKKLKIKSNAFRLIHAEADEIPGLIVDKFNNYLILQTRTAGIENFKHEIVTILTDILKVSGIYERSDMESRKEEGLEISSGELYGHVPRYTEIEENALKFIVDLHHGQKTGFYLDQRDNRKKVKEMIGKGDRVLDLFCYSGAFSIYCASAGANVIGVDSDRSATDLARENAKINKLSDKVNFLTADAFETIESMASSGEKFDFIIIDPPAMTKTKRGAEGVKWAFHKLILNSLKMLEPGGKIMVSSCAYHISLEMLQEAIRFASNDLGRKLRVIDVTFQPEDHPWVLQMPETLYLKTIFLEVLK, encoded by the coding sequence ATGGAAATCACCTTGAAAAAAGGTAAGGAGAAAAAAATAAAAAACTTTTACCTCTGGATATTTAGGGACGAAATAGAAAATTTTGAAAAACTAAAAAACGAACCTGTCCAAATAGTTGATGTAAAAAGTTCAACTGGTGAATTCCTTGGAAAAGCATTTTTCAACCCTAAATCACACATAATTGCAAGAATTCTAACGCAAAATAACGAAAAAATCAACGCAAACTTTTTCAGAAGCAAAATAAAAGAAGCGCTTGATAGAAGAAAAAAATTAAAAATTAAATCAAATGCATTTCGCCTAATTCATGCAGAAGCTGACGAGATCCCTGGGCTTATCGTAGATAAATTTAACAACTATCTCATACTTCAAACAAGGACAGCAGGGATAGAAAATTTCAAGCACGAAATAGTTACGATTTTAACCGATATTTTGAAAGTTTCGGGAATATATGAGCGAAGCGATATGGAATCAAGAAAAGAAGAGGGACTTGAAATTTCATCTGGTGAACTTTATGGGCATGTTCCAAGATACACTGAAATTGAAGAGAACGCTTTGAAATTTATCGTTGACTTGCACCACGGACAAAAAACAGGATTTTACCTTGATCAGCGCGACAATAGGAAAAAGGTTAAGGAGATGATAGGTAAAGGTGATAGAGTTCTTGATCTTTTTTGTTATTCAGGGGCCTTTAGCATTTATTGCGCAAGCGCTGGAGCAAATGTAATTGGCGTTGATTCGGATAGAAGTGCAACCGATTTGGCAAGAGAAAATGCAAAGATAAATAAATTAAGTGATAAAGTGAATTTTTTAACTGCGGATGCCTTTGAAACTATTGAATCAATGGCAAGCTCTGGCGAAAAGTTTGATTTTATCATCATTGATCCACCAGCTATGACAAAAACAAAACGAGGCGCAGAAGGTGTCAAATGGGCTTTTCACAAATTAATTCTAAACTCGCTTAAAATGCTTGAACCAGGTGGTAAAATTATGGTTTCATCTTGTGCTTATCATATATCGCTTGAAATGCTTCAGGAGGCAATAAGATTTGCAAGCAATGACTTGGGGAGGAAATTAAGAGTAATTGATGTGACATTTCAACCAGAGGATCATCCTTGGGTTCTTCAAATGCCAGAAACTCTTTATTTGAAAACAATCTTCCTTGAGGTCTTGAAATGA
- a CDS encoding DoxX family protein: MSRASNIIFSLFRFGSGLMLSYFHGLGKAKSAFGYFVKGNEWRFLNTVKDIGFPAPELFALAATLSEFVGGILLAIGLFTRYSAIFIGITMAVAVYRHLITDMRFELAALYFLIALVFIFKGGEGISVDGLIRKGKF; encoded by the coding sequence ATGTCAAGGGCATCAAATATAATATTTTCTTTATTCCGCTTTGGTTCTGGTTTAATGCTTTCATATTTTCATGGTCTTGGCAAAGCCAAATCAGCATTTGGATATTTTGTCAAGGGAAATGAATGGAGATTTTTGAATACAGTGAAAGATATTGGTTTTCCAGCTCCAGAACTTTTCGCTCTTGCTGCTACATTATCAGAGTTCGTTGGAGGAATTTTGCTCGCGATCGGTTTATTTACAAGATATTCAGCAATCTTCATTGGTATTACGATGGCTGTTGCGGTTTACAGACATCTTATAACGGATATGAGATTTGAACTAGCTGCCTTATATTTCCTGATAGCCCTTGTGTTTATTTTTAAAGGTGGTGAGGGGATTTCAGTTGATGGTTTAATAAGGAAAGGAAAATTCTAA
- a CDS encoding response regulator: MPHILVVEDDIMSAQLFEIILKRKGGFEVTVTDDGQKIIELIKSGSVDLVIMDVSLPGTFVDGVQVDGLKLTRMIKENEATAKIPVILATAHAMRGDAERFLEESKADDYISKPISDHNFLIQKIKEYLKSE; the protein is encoded by the coding sequence ATGCCTCACATTCTTGTCGTTGAGGACGATATTATGAGCGCGCAACTTTTTGAGATAATTCTAAAACGAAAAGGTGGATTTGAGGTAACTGTGACTGACGATGGCCAGAAGATAATTGAATTGATAAAATCTGGTAGCGTTGATTTGGTAATAATGGATGTCTCGCTTCCTGGGACATTTGTAGATGGTGTCCAAGTTGATGGGCTAAAGTTAACAAGGATGATAAAAGAAAATGAAGCGACTGCTAAAATTCCAGTTATACTTGCAACTGCCCATGCGATGCGAGGAGACGCTGAAAGATTTCTTGAGGAAAGCAAAGCTGATGATTATATCTCAAAACCAATTAGTGATCATAATTTTTTAATTCAAAAAATTAAGGAGTATTTGAAAAGTGAGTGA
- a CDS encoding glycerophosphodiester phosphodiesterase has protein sequence MKSQEAFEKFFKSGSPLLIAHRGLSAIAPENTLSAFKIALRHKADMIELDVRITKDGTPVVIHDAKVNRTTNGTGKVKDLYLWLLRELDAGSWFHPKYKGEKIPTLEEVLELFAKKVPINIEIKSSSLKDRITEKVLAIVFEKQCEDKVLISSFDPRILKKIKKLTNEIPTAFLYHYPVYFNPIKTLKNLGTVALIHNYKFTTPNLVKKIHSAGFKIFVYTVNKPEDIKRMINFGVDGIITDDVRLAKRILNNI, from the coding sequence ATGAAATCTCAAGAAGCTTTTGAGAAATTTTTCAAATCCGGCTCTCCTCTTTTGATTGCGCATCGTGGTCTTTCGGCAATTGCTCCGGAAAATACTCTCTCAGCATTTAAGATCGCGCTTCGTCATAAAGCGGATATGATTGAGCTTGATGTTCGCATCACAAAAGATGGAACCCCTGTTGTGATCCACGATGCAAAAGTTAACAGAACAACAAACGGCACAGGAAAAGTAAAGGATCTTTACCTTTGGCTTTTGAGAGAACTTGACGCAGGGAGTTGGTTTCATCCAAAATACAAGGGAGAAAAAATCCCAACACTTGAAGAAGTTTTAGAGCTTTTCGCTAAAAAGGTTCCAATCAATATAGAGATAAAAAGCTCATCTCTTAAGGACAGGATCACGGAAAAAGTTCTTGCTATCGTTTTTGAGAAACAATGTGAAGATAAAGTTTTAATCAGTTCATTTGACCCAAGAATTCTCAAAAAGATTAAAAAACTAACAAATGAAATCCCTACCGCCTTCTTATATCATTATCCGGTGTATTTCAATCCTATCAAAACGCTTAAAAATCTTGGCACAGTTGCTCTAATCCACAACTACAAATTCACAACCCCAAATCTTGTAAAGAAAATACACAGCGCTGGCTTTAAAATTTTCGTTTACACAGTAAATAAACCCGAAGATATAAAAAGAATGATAAATTTTGGCGTTGATGGCATAATCACAGATGATGTTCGCCTTGCGAAGAGAATTTTAAACAATATCTAA
- a CDS encoding response regulator, which yields MSEETKGKILIVEDDQSYAEILKRVIAKNGYDVKLAYNGIDGFNQMMEYKPDIAIVDWMMPGMSGIELVRKIKEDQELKFSYVIMLTARVETEDKVTGLEAGADDFITKPVDFSELIARIKVGLRIKALQSEVAELQHEVALLEMARTLGHEINNPLNIIYLSIELINRSLKDGDIEKIKENLSRVFQASERIKEIVNKLISLRKPAFKNYVDGKRMLDLSGE from the coding sequence GTGAGTGAGGAAACGAAAGGAAAAATTTTAATAGTTGAGGATGATCAAAGCTACGCTGAAATCTTAAAAAGGGTGATAGCAAAGAATGGATACGATGTCAAACTTGCTTATAATGGAATTGATGGTTTTAATCAAATGATGGAGTATAAACCAGATATAGCCATAGTTGATTGGATGATGCCAGGGATGTCTGGAATTGAATTAGTTAGAAAGATCAAAGAAGACCAAGAGTTAAAATTTTCTTATGTTATAATGCTTACTGCAAGAGTTGAGACTGAGGACAAGGTGACAGGACTTGAAGCTGGAGCCGATGATTTTATCACCAAGCCCGTTGATTTCAGCGAACTTATCGCAAGAATAAAAGTTGGATTAAGGATAAAAGCGCTTCAATCTGAAGTAGCAGAACTTCAGCATGAAGTCGCGCTTTTAGAAATGGCAAGGACATTGGGACACGAGATAAATAATCCGTTGAATATAATTTATCTTTCAATTGAGCTTATAAATCGCTCTCTGAAAGATGGTGACATTGAGAAAATCAAGGAAAATCTATCTCGGGTTTTTCAAGCATCTGAAAGAATAAAAGAAATTGTTAATAAACTTATCTCTCTTCGTAAACCTGCCTTCAAAAATTATGTTGATGGCAAACGAATGCTTGACCTCAGTGGAGAATAA
- a CDS encoding PAS domain S-box protein yields the protein MELKIGSEEKGGKYRRVMVVLMYVLITALISNFIAFITEWIYRGIVKNVFYFVAPTVIGVFLGIAFAILRFSIERRIDETKRFWESIFQSTVNGIILTDLTGKIKYANSYAINFHGYTLDEIKEFYIFDLVVPDFIEIVREYIRDIVEGKGHEVFEVGFLTKSGVVKYAELSGQLIKYGATELIQFVEVDTTEKRRFEDELIEAERRYRELFENAVIGVYRSTPDGRIIDVNPAFVRMFGAKDKFEILRRNASEFYVNPEDRDKFIRALEISDSVSNFENRLKRLDGKEIYVREHVRAVKDSIGNVLYYEGMIEDITGQKIWEEKLKESEAKYRTLVEGSLVGTYIFQDGKFKFASGQIVSILGFKSEEILDTRTILDFVHPDDKRRVMEMFALGLKGDLPMANFSFRVLKKNGEIAWVEVLNNIITYNGKPAILGTMLDITDKVKAEQRNRILSNLLLNLNDAVVITDEQANILEVNDAFCRITGYSKDEVIGKNPRILKSGLHEPEFYKDMWESILTKGYWSGEIINKKKNGEFYFAFLSITSVKDELHGVTYYLGIQSDITERKKIEEQIRYQANLLENVNDAIIAADLNYRITSWNKAAERMYGYKSEEVIGKEISEVVPVEFPNLSRDEVRKIILEKGFWKGEAIHYNRFGEKIYVSSSITVLKDSQGNPIGTVGINRDITEQKKAEEKLKLYAEQLEIANAQLQELNKLKSEFLANTSHELRTPLNSIIGFLNLIKEGLYENHEEMMKFVDNALMSARHLLNIINDILDIAKIEAGKLELNIEDIEVSELLYEVWTLSHVQAEQKKLEYKFIYPERNVFIRGDRNRLKQILLNLIGNAIKFTHKGGITVRAEVFEEKGFCQFTVSDTGIGIPKERQAKLFQKFVQANGTTTRKYGGTGLGLAITKSLVELMGGIIDLYSEGEGKGTTVIFTIPLSGISYGEKFEIESGKIYGDSGLLILAVDDDARFANFLKTFLVKNSFRFVWAANAEDGWNYILKLKPDVLILDYAIPYKASALIKNGFDLVLKVYDTPEFQDTPVIILTGHPQKVRELLKLSFINFQPNVLEKPIEPNYLLNLLRQYVKEKDEVNILLADDDANIEIYLRKILPDIYKIDYAKNGREAIEKIKTNNYDILLLDLMMPEVNGYDVIRELRLNKLAPELPILVITNFPDPATEEERELLSKSMGIIVLDKSELNLDPGKLIDLINKQIKIKQR from the coding sequence ATGGAATTAAAGATCGGCTCGGAGGAAAAAGGAGGAAAGTATCGTAGGGTAATGGTTGTTTTAATGTATGTTTTAATCACTGCTTTAATTTCAAATTTTATTGCGTTTATCACCGAATGGATTTATAGAGGTATAGTTAAAAATGTTTTTTATTTTGTAGCTCCAACCGTTATTGGTGTATTTCTTGGGATTGCGTTTGCAATTTTAAGATTTTCAATTGAGCGGAGAATTGATGAAACGAAAAGATTTTGGGAAAGCATTTTTCAATCTACTGTAAATGGTATAATTTTAACTGATTTGACTGGCAAGATAAAGTATGCAAATAGTTATGCTATTAATTTTCATGGTTACACGCTTGATGAGATAAAGGAATTTTACATTTTTGATCTTGTCGTTCCTGATTTTATTGAGATTGTTCGTGAATATATTAGAGATATAGTTGAAGGCAAAGGACATGAGGTTTTTGAAGTTGGATTTCTAACGAAAAGTGGTGTTGTTAAGTATGCTGAGTTGAGCGGACAACTAATAAAATATGGGGCAACAGAGTTAATTCAATTTGTTGAGGTTGATACGACTGAGAAAAGACGTTTTGAAGATGAATTGATAGAAGCAGAACGAAGATATAGAGAACTTTTTGAGAATGCAGTTATCGGGGTTTACAGATCAACTCCAGATGGTAGAATAATTGATGTGAATCCAGCATTTGTTAGAATGTTTGGCGCAAAAGATAAGTTTGAGATATTGCGAAGAAACGCTTCTGAATTTTATGTTAACCCAGAGGATAGAGATAAATTTATTCGTGCTTTGGAAATTTCTGATTCAGTTTCAAATTTTGAGAATCGCTTGAAACGACTTGATGGAAAAGAAATATATGTCCGTGAGCATGTCAGAGCAGTTAAAGATTCCATTGGGAATGTTCTTTATTACGAAGGTATGATAGAGGATATAACAGGGCAAAAGATATGGGAAGAAAAATTAAAAGAGTCGGAAGCGAAATATAGGACTCTCGTTGAAGGTTCTCTTGTTGGGACATATATTTTTCAAGATGGCAAGTTTAAGTTTGCCAGCGGGCAAATTGTTTCAATTCTTGGATTCAAAAGCGAAGAGATACTTGATACGAGAACAATCCTTGATTTCGTCCATCCTGATGATAAGAGAAGAGTGATGGAAATGTTTGCTTTAGGCTTAAAAGGGGATCTCCCGATGGCAAATTTTTCATTCAGGGTCTTAAAGAAAAACGGTGAAATTGCTTGGGTTGAAGTCCTTAACAATATCATAACTTACAACGGTAAGCCCGCAATTCTTGGAACAATGCTTGATATAACCGATAAAGTAAAGGCGGAACAAAGAAATCGTATTCTGTCAAACTTATTACTTAACCTAAATGATGCTGTTGTTATAACTGATGAACAAGCGAACATACTTGAGGTAAATGATGCCTTTTGTAGAATTACAGGCTACTCAAAAGATGAGGTAATTGGTAAAAATCCAAGGATTTTAAAATCGGGGCTCCATGAGCCAGAGTTTTATAAGGATATGTGGGAATCAATTTTAACTAAGGGTTACTGGTCTGGTGAAATAATAAATAAAAAGAAAAATGGTGAGTTTTATTTCGCTTTTCTTTCAATTACATCTGTCAAAGATGAACTTCACGGGGTAACATATTATCTTGGGATTCAATCTGATATAACGGAAAGAAAGAAAATAGAGGAGCAGATAAGGTATCAAGCAAATCTACTTGAGAATGTCAATGACGCTATAATTGCAGCGGATTTAAATTATAGAATAACTTCCTGGAATAAGGCAGCTGAAAGGATGTATGGATATAAGTCCGAAGAAGTTATAGGAAAGGAAATAAGTGAAGTTGTGCCAGTGGAGTTTCCAAATTTATCAAGAGATGAGGTTAGAAAGATAATCCTTGAAAAGGGATTTTGGAAAGGTGAAGCGATCCATTACAATAGATTTGGTGAGAAAATTTATGTGAGTTCATCTATTACGGTTTTGAAAGATTCTCAAGGTAATCCAATTGGAACAGTCGGGATAAACCGCGATATAACTGAGCAGAAAAAAGCTGAGGAAAAGTTAAAACTATATGCTGAACAGCTTGAGATTGCAAACGCGCAGCTCCAGGAATTGAATAAGCTCAAGAGTGAATTTCTTGCAAACACATCGCACGAATTAAGGACCCCGTTAAATTCAATTATTGGATTTTTGAACTTAATAAAAGAAGGGTTATATGAAAATCATGAAGAGATGATGAAATTCGTTGATAATGCTTTGATGAGCGCAAGGCATCTTTTGAACATAATAAATGACATACTTGACATCGCAAAGATAGAGGCAGGTAAGCTTGAACTTAACATTGAAGACATTGAGGTTTCGGAACTTCTCTATGAGGTTTGGACATTATCCCATGTTCAAGCGGAGCAGAAAAAGCTTGAATATAAATTCATTTATCCAGAGCGTAATGTTTTTATAAGGGGAGATAGAAACAGGTTAAAGCAAATCCTTTTAAATTTAATTGGAAATGCAATTAAGTTTACACATAAAGGAGGTATAACGGTAAGAGCAGAAGTTTTTGAGGAAAAAGGATTTTGCCAATTTACAGTTTCAGATACAGGTATAGGGATTCCGAAAGAAAGGCAAGCAAAGCTTTTCCAAAAGTTTGTGCAAGCAAACGGGACAACTACAAGGAAATATGGTGGCACAGGGCTTGGACTTGCGATTACTAAAAGTTTGGTGGAATTAATGGGTGGAATTATAGATCTTTACAGCGAGGGCGAAGGGAAAGGAACAACCGTAATATTTACGATTCCTTTATCTGGAATTTCATATGGTGAAAAATTTGAAATTGAATCAGGAAAAATTTATGGCGACTCTGGTCTATTGATCCTTGCCGTGGATGATGATGCAAGATTTGCTAACTTTTTGAAAACATTTCTTGTAAAAAATTCGTTTAGATTTGTTTGGGCAGCCAACGCCGAAGATGGATGGAACTATATTTTAAAACTTAAACCAGATGTTTTAATACTTGATTATGCAATTCCATATAAAGCTTCCGCTTTGATAAAAAATGGATTTGACCTTGTTTTAAAGGTTTATGATACACCTGAATTTCAAGATACACCAGTTATAATTTTGACGGGGCATCCACAAAAGGTAAGGGAATTGTTGAAACTTTCCTTTATCAATTTCCAACCAAATGTTCTTGAAAAACCGATTGAGCCAAATTATCTTTTGAATTTACTTAGACAGTATGTGAAAGAAAAGGATGAGGTTAATATCTTACTTGCCGATGATGATGCAAATATTGAGATTTATTTGAGGAAAATCTTGCCTGATATATACAAGATTGATTATGCAAAAAACGGCAGAGAAGCGATAGAAAAGATAAAGACAAATAATTACGACATCCTTCTTCTTGATTTGATGATGCCAGAAGTTAACGGTTATGATGTTATAAGAGAGCTAAGGTTAAATAAACTTGCACCTGAACTTCCAATACTTGTCATAACTAATTTCCCTGACCCAGCAACTGAGGAGGAAAGGGAACTGTTATCAAAGAGTATGGGGATAATTGTTCTTGATAAAAGCGAGCTTAATTTGGATCCTGGCAAATTAATTGATTTGATAAACAAACAAATCAAAATAAAGCAAAGGTAA